GCGGGCGAGGCGTTCGGCTGGGGCATGGCCTCGGTCACCCACCTCTTCAACGCCATGCCGGGGCTGCACCACCGCCGCCCCGGCCCCGTCGCGGCGGCGCTGGAGCGCCCGGACGTCACCGTGGAGCTCGTCGCCGACGGGGTGCACGTGCACCCGTCGGTGCTGCGGCTGGCCTTCGCCGCGGCGCCGGGCCGGGTCGCCCTCGTCACCGACGCGATGGCGGCCGCGGGCCTGCCCGACGGCGACTACGCGCTCGGCGGGCTCCGGGTCCGCCGGGAGGGCCGGCGGGTGGTGCTCGTCGGCGAGGACGGCGCGCCGGGCGCCATCGCCGGCAGCGTCCTCACCATGCGCGACGCGGTCGCCTGCGCGGTCGGGGCGGGGGTCCCGGTCGCCGACGCGCTCGCGGCCGCGTCGGCGACGCCCGCCCGGCTGCTCGGCCTGCCGCACGCGGGCCGCGTCGCACCGGGCGCGCCCGCGGACCTCGTCGTCCTCGACGACGCCCTCGAGGTGCGCCTCACCCTCGTCGGCGGGCACCCCGTGCACGACCCGGGCGGGCTCCTCGCCGCCACGACCACCGGACCGACCGGCACCGACCCCAGCGGGAGCGACGACCGATGACGACGACCCAGATGGCGCGCGAGATCGCCGAGCAGCCGGAGGCGGTCGCCCGTACGCTCGACGCCCTCCTGCCCCTCGTGCCCGAGCTCGCGGCCCTCGCCCGGCCCCGCCGGCGCGTCCTGCTCGCGGGCCGGGGCACCTCGGACAACGCGGCGGTCTACGGCCGCTACGTCTGCGAGGCCCTGGCCGGCGTCCCGGCGGCGCTCGCCGCCCCCAGCGTCGCCACGCACTACGGCGCGCGGCTCGACCTCTCCGACACGCTCGTCGTGTCGCTCTCGCAGTCGGGCAGCACCGGCGAGATCGTCGAGACGCAGCGGTGGGCGCGCGACTGCGGCGCCGCGACGCTCGCGGTCACCAACACCGCCGGCAGCCCGCTCACCGAGGAGGCCGACCTGGCCTTCGTCACCGAGGCCGGTCCGGAGCGCGCGGTGCCGGCGACGAAGACGTTCACCACCGCCCTCGTCGCCGTCGGCCTGCTGCTGCCCGCGCTCACCGGCCGCGAGCCGGAGGGGCTGCGGGCGCTGCCCGACGCCGTCGCGGAGGCGGTCGGCCGGGGCGGGGCCGCCGAGCGCGCCGCGTCGGTCCTCGCCGCCCGCCGCGGCGGGACGGTGGTCACCGGCCGGGGCCTCACCTTCCCCGTCGCGCTGGAGACCGGCCTCAAGCTCGAGGAGACGTGCCTGCGACCGGTGCGCGGGCTCTCGTACGCGGACCTGCAGCACGGCCCGCGCGCGGTGCTGGACGGGACGACCGCGGTCGTCGTCGTGGCCCCGACCGAGGGGCCGGTGCTGCCCGACCTCACGGCCTTCACGGCCTCGCTCCCGGCCACGGGGGCCGCGGTCGTCGGCCTCGGGGGCGACGAGGCCCTCGGGGCGCACTGCGACCCCTGGGTGCGCGGCCCCGTGCTCGGCGAGGCGCTCTCGGCGGTGACGACCGCGGTGCTCGGCCAGCTCGTCGCGGAGCGGCTCGCCGCCGAGCTCGGCCTCGACCCGGACGCCCCCCGCGGGCTGCGCAAGGTCACGCAGACCGAGGCGCGCACGGCCTGACGGCCCGGCCCCTGACCGTCCCGCCGAACCGGTCGTGCACGACGCTCAAGCCGTGGCGCCGGGCGCCGATGGAGGGAGGACAGGCCGCCGCCGCCGCACCAGGAGCCCGACCATGCCGTTCGGACGTCGTACCGCCCCGCAGCCCAGCGCGCCCCAGCCCCGGGACGTCGAGGCGCTCGAGGCCGTCCTCGTCGCGCTCGACCAGGGCGTCACCGGTGAGCGCGACGCGCACCGGCGCATCGTCGAGTCGCTCGTCTCCTCGCTGTCGGTGGACTACGGCGCGGTCTGGCTCCCGGCCGGGCGCGGGCAGTTCGAGCTGGCCAGCGAGGCCGGTCCCCTCGTGGGCGTCATGGGCCGGGCGGCCGGCGGCGCGCGCGTCATCGGCGAGGGCGACGGCCTGCTCGGCGCCGCGGTCCGCGCCCGGCGCCCCGTGGTGGTCGTCGACGGCGAGCGCGGCCCGGGCGTCTCGTGCCAGCGCTGGGAGGCCGCGCTGACCGAGGGCATGAGCGGCGGCTGCTGCATCCCCGTCCTGCAGGACGGGCGGGTCGTCGCGGTCCAGGAGTTCTACGCCAAGGGCGACCTGCCGTTCTTCGGCGTGCGCGCGGAGAAGTGGGAGGCCATCGGGCGCATCACCGCGCACGCGCGCCTGTCCGCGCTCAACGCCGCCGAGGTGCGCCAGGTCGCCGAGGACCGGCTCGCCGTGACGAAGGTCATCACCGCCGTCAGCGCGGCCGCCGACCCCGACGCCGCGCTGCGCGTCGCGCTCGACACGGTCCGCTCGGCCTTCGGCTGGGCCTACGGCTCCTTCTGGGCGCACGACGAGGAGCAGGACGTCCTGCGGTTCCAGGTCGAGTCGGGCTCGGCCGGCGAGGAGTTCCGCCGGGTCACCCTCTCCGCCAGCTTCGCCGAGGGCGTGGGCCTGTCGGGGCGCGCCTGGGCGCGCCGCGACCTGGTGTTCGTCCGCGACCTGGCCGAGGTCACCGACTGCGTGCGCGCCCCCGCGGCGCGCCGCGCGGGCGTCCGCTCCGGCGTCTGCCTGCCGATCATGAGCGGCGACCGGGTGCTCGGCACGATGGACTTCTTCACCACGGAGTTCATCGAGCTCTCCGACTCGCGGGCCAACGCGCTGCGCATGGTGCAGCAGCTGGTGTCGCAGCGGCTCGACATCATGCGCCGGTCCGAGGCGGACACCCGCACGGCGCGCGCGCTGCTCGACACCGTCGACCGGCTGCGGGCCGCGACGACGGACGCCGGCCGGGTGGCCGACGAGGCCGTCGACCAGGCGCGCACGATGACCGGTGCGGTCGACGCGCTCGTGCAGGCGTCCGAGGCGATCGGCGACGTCATCAAGATCATCTCCGGCATCGCGGACCAGACGAACCTGCTCGCCCTCAACGCCACCATCGAGGCCGCGCGGGCCGGTGAGGTGGGCCGCGGGTTCGCGGTCGTCGCCGGCGAGGTCAAGGACCTCGCCCGCGAGACGGCCGAGGCGACCGGCCGCGTGGCGGACCAGATCGCCGGCATCCAGTCGAGCAGCGGCTCGGTGTCGACCGGCATCGGCCGCACGAGCGAGATCATCGGCCAGCTCGACGCGGTGCAGGCCCGGATCTCCGACGTGCTGGAGGAGCAGGCGCGGATGGCCTCGGAGTTCGAGCGCCACTAGCCGCACCGCCACGTCCCCGGGGCCGCGGCCCCCTGCGTCAGTCGCGCAGGGGGTCGTGGCCCCAGTTCATGAGGCTGTAGCGCCACCGAGAGTGCTCGACGTCGCCCTTGGGCGGGCCCTGCGCCAGGTGCCGGTGGACGTACGCCGTCACGCGCTTCATCTGCGCCACGTCGTCACCGTCCAGGGACCCCTTGCCCTTGCGCAGGATCTCGACGATGAGCCGGCCGGACTCGTGGCCCTTGGACTCGCCCCCGCCGCTGCCGGTCTTCTTGTCGCCGCCGGAGGTCACGCCGACCGACTGCGACTCCTCCGTCGCGAGCCAGTCCTCGAGCTGCTTCGGCGTCATGGTCACGGCCTCGCGGAAAGCGTCCCAGGCCTCGTCCCGCTCCTGCGCGTCGACGCTGTCCCCGCCGCCGTCCCCGCCCGCCATGCCGCCTCCCGCCGATCACGCTGCGTCGTACCCCGTCGCACGGACCTTCCCTGCCGAACCCGCTGAAAACGCTCACCGGTCCCTTGACGGCCCCCGCGGGCGCGAGGACGCTGCGGCTCTCGGTCCGCACCAGCAACCGGAGACCCCGTGCGCGTCCCAGCCCTCGCCACCGCAGCCGCCGTCCTCGCCGCCCTGCTCGGCGTCGCCCCGTCCGCCGGCGCCGCGCCGCCGACCCGCTCCCCCGCCGCGGCCAGCGCGGCGGACGCGGGCGACCGCCTGCAGGCCTACCGGGGCGAGACCGACCTCGCGGGCCTGGCGCGCATCCGCGCCCTGGGGGTGGACCCGCACGACCTCTCCGTCGCGCCGCTGGAGGGCGGCCGCGCGCGGGTCGAGGTCGTGCTCACCGGCGCCCAGGCCCGCGGCCTCGAGCGCGCGGGCGTGGACCTCGACGCGACGGCGGCCGACCGCGGGGCGGCGCGCACCCTCGCCGCCGCGGGCGACGGGGTGTTCCGGCCCTACTCCGGGCCGGGCGGGCTCGCCGAGGAGCTGCGGGCGCAGGCCCGGGCGCACCCCGGCATCGCGGAGCTCGTGACCATCGGGCGCACGGTGCAGGGCAAGCCGATCCTCGCGGTCAAGGTGACCAAGGGGGCCCGCGCGGTCCGCGACGGCTCCCGGCCGGCGACGGTCTACCTCGGGGCCCAGCACGCCCGGGAGTGGATCACCCCGGAGATGGTCCGCCGGCTGCTCGACGACGTGCTCGACGGCTACGCCACCGACCGCTCGCTGCGCCGGCTCGTCGACACCAACGAGCTCTGGTTCATCCCGGTGGGCAACCCCGACGGCTACGACTTCACCTTCACCGAGGGCAACCGCCTGTGGCGCAAGAACCTGCGCGACAACGACGAGAACGGCGTGACGACCGTCGGGGACGGCGTCGACCTCAACCGCAACTTCGAGACCAAGTGGGGGTACGACGACGAGGGCTCGTCGCCGAACCCGGCCAGCGACACGTACCGGGGGCCGTCCCCGGGCTCGGAGCCGGAGACCCAGTCGCTCAACCGGCTCTTCGCCCGCATCACCCCCGAGTTCCTCGTCAACTACCACTCCGCGGCGGAGCTGCTCCTGCACGGCGTGGGCTGGCAGGTCGCGACGCCGACCCCGGACGACGTGCTCTACCAGGCGATGGTCGGCGACGACGACGACCCGGCCGTGCCGGGCTACGACCCCGACATCTCCGCCGAGCTCTACACGACCAACGGCGACACCGACACGCACGTGCAGGAGGCGTACGGCACGCTCGGCTTCACCCCGGAGATGGCCACCTGCCAGAGCGCGTCGGCGGTGGACCCGGACGACGCGTGGGACCCGGACGACTGCCAGAGCGTGTTCAACTTCCCGGACGACGAGGCCCTGATCCAGGCCGAGTACGAGAAGAACGTCCCGTTCGCGCTGGCCGTGGCGCGCAGCGCCGCGGACCCCGACGACCCGGTGTCGGTGACCGGGATCGACACGCCGGACTTCGTCGTGGACGCCTTCGAGGTCTCGTACGGCACGCGGCAGCCGGTCGCGGTGACCGCGAAGCGCGCGCTGCGCGACGTCGTGATGCGCTACCGGGTCAACGGGCGCGGCCCCGTCTACCGGGTGCCGGTGCGCGAGTGGCGCGGCGGCGAGCGCTACGGCGACGAGAACGACGACTACTACGCGGAGCTGCGCGGGGTGGTGCGCGGCGCCCGCGAGGGCGACCGGGTGACCGTGTGGTTCGAGGGCCGCGAGCGCGGGCTGTCCCGCAGCGAGCGGTTCACGTACACCGTGGAGAACGCTTCCCGCAACGACGTGCTCGTCGTGGCCAACGAGGACTACACCGGCGTCAACCCCACGTACCCCGACGAGGTCACCGCCCCCAAGCACCTCCAGGCGCACCTCGACGCGCTGGCCGCCAACGGGGTCGGGGCCGACACGTGGGACGTCGACGCGCAGGGCGTCCCGCACCACCTGGGCGTGCTCGGCCACTACGGGACGGTGCTCTGGTACCTGGGCGACAACCGCCTGACCCAGGACCCGGAGGACGAGCTCACCGAGTACGGCTCGGCGCAGCTGCCCGACGCGTCCGTCGCCGAGCGCCAGCAGTACCTCACGATCGCCGTCCGCGACTTCCTCAACGAGGGCGGCAAGCTCGTGCACGCCGGCGAGACGGCGGCGTACTACGGCATCCTCGGCAGCTCGCTCGGCGGCATCTACTACGGCCTCGACGGGCGGCCCGAGGAGCCGT
The sequence above is a segment of the Vallicoccus soli genome. Coding sequences within it:
- a CDS encoding SIS domain-containing protein, with the translated sequence MTTTQMAREIAEQPEAVARTLDALLPLVPELAALARPRRRVLLAGRGTSDNAAVYGRYVCEALAGVPAALAAPSVATHYGARLDLSDTLVVSLSQSGSTGEIVETQRWARDCGAATLAVTNTAGSPLTEEADLAFVTEAGPERAVPATKTFTTALVAVGLLLPALTGREPEGLRALPDAVAEAVGRGGAAERAASVLAARRGGTVVTGRGLTFPVALETGLKLEETCLRPVRGLSYADLQHGPRAVLDGTTAVVVVAPTEGPVLPDLTAFTASLPATGAAVVGLGGDEALGAHCDPWVRGPVLGEALSAVTTAVLGQLVAERLAAELGLDPDAPRGLRKVTQTEARTA
- a CDS encoding methyl-accepting chemotaxis protein; amino-acid sequence: MPFGRRTAPQPSAPQPRDVEALEAVLVALDQGVTGERDAHRRIVESLVSSLSVDYGAVWLPAGRGQFELASEAGPLVGVMGRAAGGARVIGEGDGLLGAAVRARRPVVVVDGERGPGVSCQRWEAALTEGMSGGCCIPVLQDGRVVAVQEFYAKGDLPFFGVRAEKWEAIGRITAHARLSALNAAEVRQVAEDRLAVTKVITAVSAAADPDAALRVALDTVRSAFGWAYGSFWAHDEEQDVLRFQVESGSAGEEFRRVTLSASFAEGVGLSGRAWARRDLVFVRDLAEVTDCVRAPAARRAGVRSGVCLPIMSGDRVLGTMDFFTTEFIELSDSRANALRMVQQLVSQRLDIMRRSEADTRTARALLDTVDRLRAATTDAGRVADEAVDQARTMTGAVDALVQASEAIGDVIKIISGIADQTNLLALNATIEAARAGEVGRGFAVVAGEVKDLARETAEATGRVADQIAGIQSSSGSVSTGIGRTSEIIGQLDAVQARISDVLEEQARMASEFERH
- a CDS encoding DUF3140 domain-containing protein, translated to MAGGDGGGDSVDAQERDEAWDAFREAVTMTPKQLEDWLATEESQSVGVTSGGDKKTGSGGGESKGHESGRLIVEILRKGKGSLDGDDVAQMKRVTAYVHRHLAQGPPKGDVEHSRWRYSLMNWGHDPLRD
- a CDS encoding M14 family metallopeptidase, which translates into the protein MRVPALATAAAVLAALLGVAPSAGAAPPTRSPAAASAADAGDRLQAYRGETDLAGLARIRALGVDPHDLSVAPLEGGRARVEVVLTGAQARGLERAGVDLDATAADRGAARTLAAAGDGVFRPYSGPGGLAEELRAQARAHPGIAELVTIGRTVQGKPILAVKVTKGARAVRDGSRPATVYLGAQHAREWITPEMVRRLLDDVLDGYATDRSLRRLVDTNELWFIPVGNPDGYDFTFTEGNRLWRKNLRDNDENGVTTVGDGVDLNRNFETKWGYDDEGSSPNPASDTYRGPSPGSEPETQSLNRLFARITPEFLVNYHSAAELLLHGVGWQVATPTPDDVLYQAMVGDDDDPAVPGYDPDISAELYTTNGDTDTHVQEAYGTLGFTPEMATCQSASAVDPDDAWDPDDCQSVFNFPDDEALIQAEYEKNVPFALAVARSAADPDDPVSVTGIDTPDFVVDAFEVSYGTRQPVAVTAKRALRDVVMRYRVNGRGPVYRVPVREWRGGERYGDENDDYYAELRGVVRGAREGDRVTVWFEGRERGLSRSERFTYTVENASRNDVLVVANEDYTGVNPTYPDEVTAPKHLQAHLDALAANGVGADTWDVDAQGVPHHLGVLGHYGTVLWYLGDNRLTQDPEDELTEYGSAQLPDASVAERQQYLTIAVRDFLNEGGKLVHAGETAAYYGILGSSLGGIYYGLDGRPEEPCAVTVDPTADCLLLADDFSQYYLGAYARTAIAEADGVAGTAGALAGLAADFGGPATVANPVDEVGAFTPLSEVLDPATHPWFGPSTPAAEYVGASGPFLPVEGRQGAAAEHADDSWMRLTRTYDLTGLTAADAPAFAAQLSWDTEEGYDHVVVEARTPGGEDWTTLPEAGGATSSAVPTECEAGFLLEEHPALLRYLTPGDPCTATGTSGAWNSLTGSSDGWQDLRFDLSAYAGGAVEVTVSYVTDPFTGGAGVIVDDTRLVTAGGEQQEAGFEDGLAPWTVPGEPEGSPANTRDFELSLGLGGITAAIATEDTVLLGFGLEQLASDEARAALAGAALRQLGAVRP